A stretch of DNA from Bos taurus isolate L1 Dominette 01449 registration number 42190680 breed Hereford chromosome 25, ARS-UCD2.0, whole genome shotgun sequence:
TTGGCATAGGTAAGGCCCCAGCGCCCCCGGGTAAGAGCCCCTCCCCTCCTAGATGACCCTCCACCCTCAGTGAGGCCTCCTGCCTTCTCCAGGTGAGGGATCCTCTCCCCAGGTGAACTCTCTGGACCTCAAGGGAAGTCACCCCCAACCCCTGCAGTTCAGATGAGGTCGTAAGGACCATACAATCCCCAACCCCTTGCAAGCTACCCCTAAACGAAGAACTGACAGTCATCTATTCTGGAGCCCCTTCCTCCAGTTTCAATTGCTAGGTCAGCAGGGGTGAGGCCGAAAGCAGGTGGGTGACTCATTTGAGGCTCCTcctagcctcagtttccccattgaTGCAACTTGAGGCCTCCTCCATGAGTCAAAACTGAGAGCTCTGGCCCCTGAAGAGGCTGCTGGCTCTGGGGAGAGAACACAGCAGCCAAGTGTGACAGAGAGAGTCCCCGTGGCCCAGGGCGTGCCTGCATGTGTGTAGCCAGGGTCCTGACAGCCCACTCCGTCCCCTGCAGGCACTGGGCTCCCTCTGCTCCCCGTGGGCCGCTCCCCGCGTGGGGCCACTGCCCCCGGCCCCCGCCATGGTGCGGATTTCAAAGCCCAAGACGTTTCAGGCCTACCTGGATGATTGTCACCGGAGGTATAGCTGTGCCCACTGCCGCGCTCACCTGGCCAACCACGACGACCTCATCTCCAAGGTAACCAGGTCACAGCTGGGGCTGGAATGGGAGACTAGAGGGGCTGCCTGGCAGCTCCCCACCAGTAGCCCTGacaccccttcctctctccctcccaccctttaGTCCTTCCAGGGCAGTCAGGGGCGAGCCTACCTCTTCAACTCTGTGTGAGTATCTACTCTCCTGTCTTCTTTTCTCTGACCTCTGTTGTGAGTTGTGACCCCTGCCATCATActgagactctcaagagtctcctggTTTGGGTAGGAAGCTGTGCTCCCCCTTCTCTTGAGTGCTAAGGACAGATACAGTTGGATCCAAGCTAGAGGGGGGCTTTGTGATGGAGGGACCCTCCCTGGGACTGCTCCCGTGTCCCCACAGGGTGAACGTGGGCTGCGGGCCAGCCGAGGAGCGGGTGCTGCTGACAGGCCTCCATGCTGTCGCTGACATCCATTGTGAAAACTGCAAGACCACTTTGGGCTGGAAATATGTGAGTCAGTGACCTCTGACCTCAGGCTAGCCTTTGACCTGACCTCATATCACCTCCTCCTCACAGGCAGTCATCTGGTAATCTTTCAGGGTGTACAGGTCCAAGTCACCCAAGTCAAACTTGTCTTTTCTTCCCTTGACCATGTTCTCTCCTCTCACATCCTACAAGGGCTTTTAAGGTTTTTCTCTTAACTCACACTTCTCCTCGCAGCCACGAGCATTCCCATTTTTGAGATGAGGATATAATCAGAATGACTGTTTATTGAATacttatgtgccagacactgttacATGCTTGGCATATCTTATCTCATTCACTCATTACAGCAATCCTGTAGGTAGTCTgttattatctccactttacagaagaagaaaggaaggccCAGAGATGTTAGgtaacttccccaaggtcacacagctggtaagtaaCACAACAGGGACCAGAatcctcattttctctctcttttttaaactccAAACCCTTGACCCCCAGCTTCGTATTGCCATTCAGAGGATCAGAGAAGTTGCCCCAAACCCCACAGCAACGTAGAGTTTGGGTCCATGAGCCTCCTTTTCCACTGCCCTCATCACCACTGCTGTTCTTCAGCGTCTGATTTCACTATCCTCTCATTTCCTTATTGGTAGTGGAAGATAAAGGGACCCACTGACACCCAAGATTGTTATGGGGATCAGATTAGATGTAGCAAAAGGAGATGCTCTTGGGAAATTGCGAGGGACAGGAATCCTCGGGCATCTCTTGGAGCTGTAGTGCCTCTGGGAGGTGAATGCCCCGGGCAGAGACAGAACCGTGCGGCCCTGCCATAGATTTGCTCTGTGTTCCTGGACAGGTGGTTTGCCCGCTCTGGACCTCTGTAAAATAAAGAAGTGGCCTAATCCAGAGGCCAAAAATTCAAGTGCTTGTAGAGCCAAGCAGATTCTGTGGATCTGCAAAAGGGGCAACGTAGATCTCCAGAGGGGGACATTCTGGCCAAATGGAATGAGCACGACCTTCCCCATGTTTTAGTAtctgaaagttatttttattaaactctCTGTTGGTTGAACAAAACATATGCATAGGCCAAAATTGGTCCTGAGGCTACCAGTTTGTATTCCCTGGAACTTCTGAGAAGCTTCCATATCCTCTCTCTGTTGGAGCCAACATTAGTATTAATACTTGAAAAGTACCTGTCACTCAGAGAGTTCTGTCTATCCCCTATTAGTGAGATACCTGGCCCTGCCATATACCAGCTCTGTGTCTGTGGGCAGGTGGCTTGGTTTCTTAGGTGatagtttcctcatatgtaaaatggggccCATCATATTCACTCCCCAACCCCTACCCTTTTGGTTAGGCCCTGCCCTACCTCCAAGCATAACAGCCTCTTCCCTCCTTTCAGGAACAGGCCTTCGAGAGCAGCCAGAAGTACAAAGAGGGGAAGTACATCATTGAACTCAACCACATGATCAAAGACAACGGCTGGGACTGACCCCTGCTCCTGACGCATGTGGCGCCAGCCCGGCCTGGCCGCCAGGGGGCGCCACTGGCTTCTCTTCACCCGAACGGAGCTCTGGACCCTCAGGCCCCCTACGGAGGAAGGATCCAGCTCctgtacatatattttattgcATGCACTGTGACCTTGGGGGGAGATCGGAAGGTGGACAAAGTGGACGACACCCCCGCACCTCCCTGCGATCTGGCTGGCTTGGATCTCGTTTTTAAACCCCTTCCTACCCCGCCTGCCCTCTAGATATGGCCTGTGTGCTGCTCTCTTGGCCCCAGTGCACCATCTGCCCCGTGACGTTCTCCCACCGAGCCCCTCTTACCCTACGCGTGTCTGCTCCCCTTGTTCTGTAGCGTTTGTACATAATAAAACAATGGAGTGGAGACAGCCCCAGGCTCATGTGGAATCGGGAAGGGGGTACTCAGATGCGGATTCCTGCCTCTATAGACC
This window harbors:
- the YPEL3 gene encoding protein yippee-like 3 isoform X1, with the translated sequence MVRISKPKTFQAYLDDCHRRYSCAHCRAHLANHDDLISKSFQGSQGRAYLFNSVVNVGCGPAEERVLLTGLHAVADIHCENCKTTLGWKYEQAFESSQKYKEGKYIIELNHMIKDNGWD